GAAAGAAAAGTTAGAGAAGGAATAGTTGTTTCTGACAAGATGGATAAAACAATCGTTGTTGCAATAGAAACAATGGCTTTACATCCAATCTATAAAAAGAGAGTAAAAAGCACTACTAAGTTTAAAGCTCACGATGAAAACAATGTAGCTCAAACTGGAGATAGAGTAAGAATTATGGAAACTAGACCATTATCAAGAGATAAAAGATGGAGACTAGTAGAGATTGTTGAAAAAGCTAGATAATTCCAATTATTGTGAGAGGAGGATATTTTAATGGTACAACAACAAACTATCCTTAATGTTGCTGATAACTCAGGTGCTAAGAAACTTATGATCATAAGAGTTCTTGGTGGATCTAAAAAAAGATTCGGTAAAATCGGTGACATCGTTGTCGCATCAGTTAAGGAAGCAATCCCTGGTGGAAACGTTAAAAAAGGTGACGTAGTAAAAGCTGTTATAGTTAGAACTAAAAAAGAATTAAGAAGAGAAGATGGATCATATATAAAATTTGATGATAACGCAGGAGTTATAATCAATAACAACAATGAACCAAAAGCAACAAGAATATTTGGACCAGTTGCAAGAGAGTTAAGAGCTAA
The uncultured Fusobacterium sp. DNA segment above includes these coding regions:
- the rpsQ gene encoding 30S ribosomal protein S17 — translated: MRNERKVREGIVVSDKMDKTIVVAIETMALHPIYKKRVKSTTKFKAHDENNVAQTGDRVRIMETRPLSRDKRWRLVEIVEKAR
- the rplN gene encoding 50S ribosomal protein L14, with protein sequence MVQQQTILNVADNSGAKKLMIIRVLGGSKKRFGKIGDIVVASVKEAIPGGNVKKGDVVKAVIVRTKKELRREDGSYIKFDDNAGVIINNNNEPKATRIFGPVARELRAKNFMKILSLAPEVI